A DNA window from Xanthomonas campestris pv. campestris str. ATCC 33913 contains the following coding sequences:
- a CDS encoding LON peptidase substrate-binding domain-containing protein yields MTVQPTMPAEITSLPLFPLHSVLLPGATIGLRVFERRYLDLVRDCGRTGSSFGVCLILDGSDVGAPAVPAAYGTEVRIEDFDVGNDGVLVLRLRGTRRFRVQRSRVRDNGLVVGEVSWCEPDSDDELRPEHGLLATVLERMLEQVGGEFASAGPGLLDQAAWVGWRLAELLPLSEGQRLSLLQEDDPHRRLEQLLAWMP; encoded by the coding sequence ATGACCGTGCAGCCCACGATGCCGGCCGAGATCACCTCGTTGCCGCTTTTCCCGCTGCACAGCGTGTTGCTGCCCGGTGCGACGATCGGCTTGCGCGTGTTCGAGCGCCGCTATCTGGATCTGGTGCGCGATTGCGGGCGGACCGGCAGCAGTTTCGGCGTGTGTTTGATCCTGGATGGCAGCGATGTGGGGGCGCCGGCGGTTCCTGCGGCGTACGGCACCGAGGTGCGCATCGAGGATTTCGATGTGGGCAACGATGGCGTGCTGGTCTTGCGCCTGCGTGGTACCCGGCGCTTTCGCGTGCAGCGCTCGCGCGTGCGAGACAACGGCCTGGTGGTGGGGGAGGTGAGTTGGTGTGAGCCGGACAGCGACGACGAGCTGCGCCCCGAGCATGGTCTGCTCGCCACCGTGCTCGAACGCATGCTGGAGCAGGTGGGTGGCGAATTTGCATCCGCTGGCCCCGGCCTGCTCGATCAAGCTGCCTGGGTGGGCTGGCGCCTGGCCGAGCTGCTGCCGTTGAGCGAAGGCCAGCGGTTGTCGTTGTTGCAGGAGGACGACCCGCATCGCCGCCTGGAGCAACTGCTGGCCTGGATGCCATAA
- the mpl gene encoding UDP-N-acetylmuramate:L-alanyl-gamma-D-glutamyl-meso-diaminopimelate ligase has protein sequence MSKLHILGIAGTFMGGVAALARELGWQVEGSDQAIYPPMSTQLETLGIRLAQGYLPANISADAQDVVIGNALSRGNAAVEAVLDAGRRYSSGAQWLAEQVLPGRDTLAVAGTHGKTTTTTILSYLLEAAGRAPGFLIGGVAEDFGVSARLGQGREFVVEADEYDTAFFDKRSKFVHYRPLVAILNNLEYDHADIFPDVAAIQRQFHHLVRTVPARGRLIVNGEDARLAEVLAMGCWTPVERFGFDPALDWSAQLLADDGSRFAVLHRGEEIGQVQWPLLGRHNVLNGLAALAAVQAVGVDPVTVMPALARFQSVKRRLEVLGQAQGITVYDDFAHHPTAIATTLQGLRAKVGTARVLVAMEPRSNSMRLGAHAQALAPSLHDADAVVFLHRPELAWDAAPIIAQVRGQAHVAQDVDTLLRMLGEIAQPGDHVVFMSNGGFDGAPRRFLAGLA, from the coding sequence ATGAGCAAACTCCACATCCTCGGCATTGCCGGGACCTTCATGGGCGGCGTTGCCGCGCTGGCGCGCGAACTGGGTTGGCAGGTGGAAGGCAGTGACCAGGCCATCTACCCGCCGATGTCCACGCAGCTGGAAACCCTGGGCATTCGGCTGGCGCAGGGCTATCTGCCCGCCAACATCTCCGCCGATGCGCAGGACGTGGTCATTGGCAATGCGCTTTCGCGCGGCAATGCGGCGGTGGAAGCGGTGCTCGATGCAGGCCGCCGCTACAGTTCGGGCGCGCAATGGCTGGCTGAGCAGGTGCTGCCCGGGCGCGACACCCTGGCCGTGGCCGGCACGCACGGCAAGACCACCACCACCACCATCCTCAGTTATCTGCTGGAGGCCGCCGGGCGGGCGCCGGGCTTTCTGATTGGTGGCGTGGCCGAGGACTTTGGCGTCTCGGCGCGGCTCGGGCAGGGCCGGGAATTTGTGGTGGAAGCGGACGAGTACGACACCGCGTTCTTCGACAAGCGCAGCAAGTTCGTGCACTACCGCCCGTTGGTGGCGATCCTCAACAATCTTGAGTACGACCACGCCGACATCTTTCCGGACGTGGCCGCGATCCAGCGCCAATTCCATCACCTGGTGCGGACGGTGCCGGCGCGCGGGCGGCTGATCGTCAACGGCGAGGATGCGCGGCTGGCCGAGGTGCTGGCGATGGGCTGCTGGACGCCGGTGGAGCGCTTTGGATTCGATCCGGCGCTGGACTGGAGCGCGCAGCTGTTGGCCGACGATGGCAGCCGCTTCGCCGTGCTGCACCGGGGTGAGGAGATCGGCCAGGTGCAGTGGCCATTGCTGGGGCGCCACAACGTGCTCAACGGGTTGGCGGCGCTGGCCGCGGTGCAGGCGGTGGGCGTGGACCCGGTAACGGTGATGCCCGCGCTGGCGCGCTTTCAGAGTGTGAAGCGGCGGCTGGAAGTTTTGGGGCAGGCGCAGGGCATCACCGTCTATGACGATTTCGCCCATCACCCCACGGCGATCGCCACCACGCTGCAGGGGCTGCGCGCCAAGGTCGGCACTGCGCGCGTGCTGGTGGCGATGGAGCCGCGCAGCAATTCGATGCGCCTGGGTGCGCATGCACAGGCACTGGCACCGTCGTTGCACGATGCCGATGCTGTGGTGTTCCTGCATCGGCCGGAACTGGCCTGGGACGCGGCGCCGATCATTGCGCAGGTGCGGGGTCAGGCGCATGTCGCGCAGGATGTGGATACGTTGTTGCGCATGCTGGGGGAGATCGCGCAGCCGGGCGACCATGTGGTGTTCATGTCCAATGGCGGCTTCGATGGTGCACCGCGCCGCTTCCTGGCAGGCCTGGCATGA
- a CDS encoding adenylate kinase — protein sequence MRLVLLGPPGSGKGTQAARLKDTFQIPHISTGDLLRAEVAAGSPLGLKAKEVMARGDLVSDEILLGMLEARLGQADVANGFILDGYPRNVAQANALDSLLSKIGQPLDAVVQLDVASELLVERIAGRAKAEGREDDNPESVRKRLQVYTDSTAPVIGFYEQRGKLARVDGVGSLDEVLERIGQALGR from the coding sequence ATGCGATTGGTTCTGTTGGGACCGCCCGGTTCGGGCAAGGGCACCCAGGCGGCACGGCTCAAAGACACGTTTCAGATCCCGCACATTTCCACCGGCGACCTGCTGCGTGCCGAAGTGGCCGCCGGTTCACCGCTTGGCCTGAAGGCCAAGGAAGTGATGGCACGTGGCGATCTGGTGTCCGACGAGATCCTGCTCGGCATGCTGGAAGCGCGGTTGGGCCAGGCAGATGTGGCCAACGGCTTCATCCTGGATGGCTACCCGCGCAATGTGGCCCAAGCCAATGCACTGGACAGCTTGCTCAGCAAGATCGGCCAGCCGCTGGATGCGGTGGTGCAGCTGGATGTGGCCAGCGAATTGCTGGTTGAGCGGATCGCTGGGCGCGCCAAGGCCGAGGGCCGCGAAGACGACAATCCGGAATCGGTGCGCAAGCGTCTGCAGGTCTATACCGATTCCACCGCACCGGTGATCGGCTTCTACGAGCAGCGTGGCAAGTTGGCGCGCGTGGATGGCGTCGGTTCGCTGGACGAAGTGCTCGAGCGTATCGGCCAGGCCCTGGGCCGCTGA